In a genomic window of Telopea speciosissima isolate NSW1024214 ecotype Mountain lineage chromosome 5, Tspe_v1, whole genome shotgun sequence:
- the LOC122662656 gene encoding uncharacterized protein LOC122662656, with product MSRDMEVSTEYCRKFELDCSNDGVSEESNPQDHEVESSDSGVRRSFDSDQRFHSMNALEILRETVRILRYNSSAFMLIAAVLICPVSAVLLSHVLINQSIVKKLTIRLLLVAQSTGMPLKPYTKQWCQRLSEMALAAAFYFPMYITFSLLSKAAVVYSVDCTYSRRRFEVSNFFPTIIKIWKRLISTYIWACMVIVGCLALFLVLLLVVCNIFSLVGCPSDLIVYPAVMIGLVFSVVFANAIIICNLAIVISVLEGISGPQALLRSSILIQGQTQVGLLIFLGSTAGTTFVEGLFEHRVKTLSYGDGSSRIWEGPLLVMMHSFVVLIDYMMSAVFYFTCRSSRLESSEGEVEVMAVASESVDIQ from the coding sequence ATGTCGAGAGACATGGAAGTTTCTACCGAATATTGTCGTAAATTCGAGTTGGATTGCTCTAACGATGGAGTCTCTGAAGAGTCAAATCCGCAGGACCATGAGGTGGAATCATCGGATTCTGGTGTCCGTAGGAGCTTTGATTCCGACCAACGGTTCCATTCTATGAATGCACTGGAGATCTTGAGAGAAACTGTTAGAATCCTTCGGTACAATTCGTCGGCTTTCATGTTGATTGCAGCAGTTCTTATTTGCCCAGTTTCTGCTGTACTTCTCTCCCATGTCTTGATTAACCAGTCAATCGTAAAGAAACTGACTATTAGGCTTCTTTTAGTGGCACAGTCTACTGGAATGCCTTTGAAGCCTTATACCAAACAGTGGTGCCAACGTTTATCAGAGATGGCACTTGCTGCTGCTTTCTACTTCCCTATGTACATTACATTTTCATTATTATCAAAAGCTGCTGTTGTGTACTCCGTAGACTGCACTTACTCCAGAAGGAGGTTCGAAGTGTCGAATTTCTTCCCAACCATTATCAAGATCTGGAAACGTCTCATTTCGACTTATATATGGGCTTGTATGGTGATTGTTGGCTGCCTTGCCCTGTTTCTTGTTCTGCTTCTTGTTGTCtgtaatattttttctttagtaggTTGCCCATCGGATCTGATTGTATATCCTGCAGTGATGATCGGATTAGTATTCTCAGTTGTTTTTGCCAATGCTATTATCATCTGTAATCTTGCAATTGTGATCTCTGTTTTGGAGGGCATATCGGGCCCACAGGCTTTGCTTAGGTCGAGCATTCTAATACAGGGCCAGACTCAGGTTGGTCTTCTGATATTTCTTGGATCGACTGCGGGGACGACATTTGTGGAGGGGTTATTTGAACATAGAGTGAAGACACTGAGCTATGGAGATGGGTCCTCCAGGATATGGGAAGGACCTCTGCTGGTGATGATGCATTCGTTTGTGGTGCTTATTGATTATATGATGAGTGCAGTTTTCTATTTCACGTGTAGATCATCTAGATTGGAATCCTCGGAGGGAGAAGTTGAAGTCATGGCAGTTGCCTCTGAATCAGTGGATATTCAATGA